The Podospora pseudopauciseta strain CBS 411.78 chromosome 2 map unlocalized CBS411.78m_2, whole genome shotgun sequence genome has a window encoding:
- a CDS encoding uncharacterized protein (COG:S; EggNog:ENOG503Q4UT), translated as MTYRDTMPPGQAYGGEHQPQHPQFHPQQHAYGQHQAQQHQQRPQLPQPQGQPHPRLPSVSQTAYPPYANGYQNGNQQQYQHNQYVHPAYPQQQHPQSQPQLQPQQLLLPHPQPPAQQHRQHQPQPPVQPTAQYYPASSAPQPQPYVNYSNGTYTQPSPSQPPQPPIPTPSAAPVQFVNLSYLQQSPATPRPTSHVPPASQPPARTMSPQISQLPPIARPPQRTPFAEDSPKLNERPPPSRAAPSLKIPKDQRRPSVGAGVAKSPATPSSSAHTETLPLLISVAEDCFAKANTASQRVAKSMSEAEVADHHKLVATGLGCLDVALKSNKLWPRLEARLCLRYASVLIDETTNIMEAETTLTRGIAVCDKNRFLDLKYCSQFLLMKTLFQRNPKAAFKLIEGHISDCGTYKHVHWIYAFRFLKASFHLQAGSPAEHGAIDNLRKIAGVANQRKDFSIFAMAMLLEGFAHMTTMKDDWANRVQLCVAQVSKIQLESSIQIPQIDILLRLLDLACSLHQKSHQVAAQKLTVLQRQLEELKNSPDWPLQNGEVFLSINRMSNTAPTVSNDTRAVVRQGEGNADYLVLSTLGKQEAWAIAWVFNGIVAHYRATTPGRSATLWNEGLRVLDDTKVSTAPQPLPEALRQHDWARELTCYTHILIGLQAATVTDWARVKQSLDAIHEQPHTSPSPGSSVDILTLYLEGCQQQGMANMDEALAIWKNPRFELDLTGAYKNGSRLETELCILAALNRVYIMQEPNHRDSAETAELIDLLRPICEDNPDLEIRTAWNLVLASSTFEPELSLNQAKRHIQGGLSGAQQLNNTQYLSMALNIMRCKLFENVVGEQALKSAKAGATQARKSGNLLWMSVAEGMLGQSFEIEGRMGEAGRARGEGVRLANEAYEKTQLR; from the exons ATGACATATCGAGACACGATGCCGCCAGGGCAGGCATACGGTGGTGAACATCAACCGCAGCATCCTCAGTTCCACCCTCAGCAACACGCATACGGGCAACACCAGGCgcaacagcatcagcaaCGACCTCAGTTACCGCAACCACAGGGACAACCACATCCGCGTCTTCCATCCGTGTCGCAAACTGCCTATCCCCCATATGCAAATGGATACCAAAATGGGAACCAGCAGCAGTACCAACACAATCAATATGTCCATCCCGCATaccctcagcagcagcacccacAATCGCAACCACAACTGCAACCGCAGCAACTTCTGCTCCCGCACCCGCAACCACCGgcacaacaacaccgccagcaccaaccacaaccgccGGTGCAGCCGACTGCCCAATACTATCCGGCTTCGAGTGCGCCACAGCCGCAGCCCTATGTAAACTACAGTAATGGGACCTATACTCAACcttcaccatcacaaccaccgCAACCACCGATACCCACCCCCTCGGCCGCTCCCGTACAATTTGTCAACCTGTCCTACCTTCAGCAATCACCTGCCACACCGAGACCTACGAGTCATGTACCACCGGCATCGCAGCCTCCCGCGAGAACGATGAGTCCTCAAATATCACAGCTTCCTCCGATTGCGAGACCCCCGCAGCGAACACCGTTTGCCGAAGATAGCCCAAAGCTCAATGAGCGACCGCCGCCTTCTCGAGCGGCGCCTTCATTGAAAATACCAAAAGACCAAAGGCGACCTAGCGTTGGGGCAGGAGTTGCAAAGTCGCCAGCCACGCCCAGTTCCTCGGCACATACCGAAACGCTCCCCCTTTTAATATCTGTAGCTGAGGACTGTTTCGCGAAGGCAAACACGGCGTCTCAAAGAGTCGCCAAATCCATGTCTGAGGCGGAAGTAGCGGACCACCACAAATTAGTGGCGACTGGCTTGGGGTGTCTGGATGTTGCTCTCAAGTCGAACAAGTTGTGGCCTCGACTGGAAGCGAGGCTGTGTTTGCGATATGCCAGCGTATTGATTGATGAAACGACCAACATCATGGAGGCAGAAACGACCCTGACGAGAGGGATAGCTGTTTGCGACAAG AACCGATTTCTTGATCTCAAATACTGCTCCCAGTTTCTCCTCATGAAGACGCTCTTTCAACGAAATCCCAAAGCTGCTTTCAAGCTCATTGAGGGGCACATTTCGGATTGCGGGACTTACAAACATGTTCACTGGATCTATGCTTTCCGGTTCCTCAAGGCGTCGTTCCATCTCCAGGCCGGATCTCCAGCCGAACACGGTGCGATTGACAATCTACGAAAAATTGCCGGGGTTGCCAACCAGCGCAAAGATTTTTCGATTTTTGCCATGGCCATGCTGTTAGAAGGGTTCGCCCACATGACCACCATGAAGGATGACTGGGCCAACCGGGTGCAGTTGTGTGTTGCCCAGGTGTCCAAGATACAGTTGGAGTCGTCTATTCAGATACCACAGATCGATATACTGTTGCGACTGCTTGATTTGGCCTGCAGTCTTCACCAGAAATCACATCAGGTTGCGGCGCAAAAGTTGACTGTTCTTCAAAGACAGCTGGAAGAGCTCAAGAACTCGCCGGACTGGCCGCTTCAGAATGGGGAAGTGTTTTTGTCTATCAACCGGATGTCGAATACGGCGCCGACGGTTAGTAACGAtacgagggcggtggtgcggCAGGGAGAGGGGAATGCAGACTATCTGGTCTTGTCGACATTGGGGAAGCAGGAGGCTTGGGCTATAGC CTGGGTCTTCAACGGCATCGTCGCCCACTACAgagccaccacccccggccgGAGCGCAACCTTGTGGAACGAAGGCCTCCGCGTCCTTGACGACACCAAAGTCTCCACCGCTCCTCAGCCCCTTCCAGAAGCCCTCAGGCAACACGACTGGGCCAGAGAACTAACCTGCTACACCCACATTCTCATTGGGCTTCAGGCAGCCACAGTCACCGACTGGGCCAGAGTAAAGCAGAGCCTTGATGCCATCCACGAGCAACCGCACACGTCCCCCTCGCCGGGCAGTTCGGTCGATATCTTAACCCTCTACCTCGAAGGCTGCCAGCAGCAGGGCATGGCCAACATGGACGAAGCGCTCGCCATCTGGAAGAACCCCCGTTTTGAGCTTGATCTCACAGGGGCGTACAAGAATGGCTCCCGGCTCGAGACAGAATTGTGTATCCTTGCCGCGCTGAACAGGGTGTACATTATGCAAGAACCCAACCACCGCGACAGCGCCGAGACGGCCGAGTTGAttgacctcctccgccccatcTGCGAGGACAATCCCGATCTTGAAATCAGAACGGCCTGGAATCTGGTGTTGGCGTCGAGCACATTTGAACCGGAGCTGTCGCTCAATCAAGCGAAACGGCACATCCAGGGGGGGCTTTCGGGAGCGCAGCAGCTGAACAATACGCAGTATTTGAGCATGGCGCTGAATATTATGAGGTGTAAGCTGTTTGAGAATGTGGTGGGGGAGCAGGCGCTGAAGAGTGCTAAGGCGGGGGCGAcgcaggcgaggaagagcGGGAATTTGTTGTGGATGAGTGTAGCGGAGGGGATGCTGGGACAGAGTTTTGAGATTGAGGGAcggatgggggaggcgggaagggcgaggggggagggggtgaggttggctAATGAGGCTTATGAGAAGACGCAGTTGAGgtag